TCTCTCTCGACACGTAATGTACTCGTTTctatcatatacagtatatgcctgGTTATGATGTGAACCAGGGGCACTTTAAGTGCGTAGTGTCCCCACTTAATTCTCACCCCGACCTCTGGGATCACTTCTTTATGTTTGGGGGTCTTCTGCTGTTTCTTATTGCCCCCTTTGCCCATGTGTCTCGCCTTTTCTTTCCTTCAACTGTTTTACATCCCCCCCTTCTTTCTTTCCGAGAGTTGATTTTCCTTGGAGACGcagatacagacagagcaacagagtgggagagagagagggagtgagtgtgtgATCAGCTGTCCGCCGTGCCGACCTCGCCCCCGACGCTCTCAGCCAATCTCCTTCCACTGACGGTAAAACTCCACAATGTTCTTCAGCTCCATGCCTGCTGTCGCCACTGCCTGGACGGCCGACTGTTACCAAGGAGACACAGACAATGGAGGGTAAGATGTCAACCCTTCTAACGCCAATGAACATACAAAGTAAGGTAAATATCACGGAAGGATGAATGGGGGAGGTCGAACATGCCAAACTGCTCTCAGAAAGAACTCTGGCTCTCTACAAAGATCTACACCATTGCAAAATGATTTATAACCGGGAAATATTAATAGCAATACTGTACAACGCAAGGGATAAACCAGAAATACACAGTAGTCAGACCAGCCGCCCATAACAACAGTGGTTGCTGGAGAGCCTAAAGAACTGAGTGAGTGATTGTATTTATGATATGTATTGTTGCTCACTGACCTTCATGGGTGCAGAGCGGGTACACAGATCCTCCACTGAGTGACCGGTGAGAATAGTGACCATGCCAGTTGTGTCTTCGTCTCCGTTGCTCTGGGAGACGGTCAGCTGACGACAGCTGTCCACCGTCTTGTATAGATGCCTTGAAATCAGGACATAAGGAAAACAGTTAACACTGGGAAGGAGTTTTACAGCTTTCATAAAATCTTTTACCACGTTTGAAGCATTTTAATAAGAATGCTAAGTATTGAGAAAGACAAATGGAGGCTCACCAGGCTTCCATGTCCTGGCGTTTCAGTTTGTCCCTCTCAAAACTCCGCCCTGACTCCTTTTGGCAACGTATGTACCTGAGGTAGAGGGGGACGGAAGAGGGGTTTACAACATCAAGTGTCTTCACCCATATGGGTCGCAGCCTATTTTTAGTTTACTGGATCACAGATTCAGAGTGGGTTATAGTTAGAAACATTGTTTTGTTAAGATCTGAAGTAGTAAGGACAATATGGGCCCCAACAGCCAGCTCATTTGAAATCGGTTACGTGAGATACATTGATATAAAAGGAACAATGACCTGTGTATCATTGGCTCTAGGGTTTCACACCGGATAAAGGCTAAGCACATTGAAAATCGCCCTCTTTATCTTTTCATTCAGAGAACTGTCGACTCAATATATCCCATTCAATGATAACAGGCTATGCTTCTGACACAAGATCTGGCTTCCCTTGTGCTGGGTTGGCTGATTGTTGTTGTCAGATCTTAAAATGTGGCCCACTATATTACGATACGTTACACTTGAGGATTGAGACAGACACATACCTGTTGCCTTTACGGAACTCAGACTCCAGAAAGCGGATACCGTCTCTCGCTCCGGCATTCTCCTTCTTCAGGTGGTCAAGGCCATCAATCACTGAAGCAGATAACAGTCAACCATCATGTTTTAACTTTGGTATCTATTCATTTCATGCTCTAACTAGAAAGACAAACACAGCTTCAGTCATCCCCTCGGGAACTTACAAAACACAGCCAGCAAATAGCCAATGCCGAAACAATATAGCAGGGCTATTCAACTGGCTGCCAGCAGGACAGATCAGGCCCGTTTATCAATTTAGAATGGGCTTCTGATCAATTCTGAAAAGTATATATATWTTTTTTTAAATCCTGCAACAATTTTTTGGGGGCGATGTTTAGAGCCAAAATGAGCTCTTGTTCAATATTCTCCAATGGGGGAATCTTTTTCCCTGTAGTCCCGCCCATTAAATGCTGTCAATCAATATCACCCAACACACCAGTTACAGCCAATCAGAGCTGCTAACAGTGGTACAGGGTCTGTCTGCCCGCCTATTGGCTTTTTCACAGCAGATGAGATCACTACACTGCCTGATAAGCGCAAAGCATGCTCTAGTGTAACTCAGCAGTGAGTTAAACACCACAGACTCAGCCATGGTTATGATAAACTTTATCCAATCAACATCTAGCCTGCAACATCACTTGTTTCGTGGTCTGCTGAGCATCATGATCTACTTTTACATAATGATGCTCGGTGGCTAAGCACGGGTAATAATGCTGTCAAGAGAGCAGCCTGTGTTAGCTTAGGGAGGAGATAGTTGCTTTTCTCCGTGATTGACGCCACAAGAAAGCCAACACATATCTAGTGAAAATGAACAGTCCGTATCAGATGTTCGTTTTTCAGTGACATCTTCAATAAATTGAAAGGATTTAAATTTGGGAGTACAGGGGAGGGATAAAACAGTTGACATGATTTGTTATTTTCTCCTCTGATTTGATTTCCCTACACTGCGCAACTATATTCAGTTATCAGTACAGATCACTCCCGTGATGTCAGAGTTAAGATAAACTGAAAGCTGACTTTGCAACAAGATTTGAGGAGTTTAAGTTCCCACAGAGGTGGTGCAGTTTGTTACAGGGAGTTCTCTACTGATGCGGGGGGAGAGCAACTTCTCTGCACAAGTTAGTCAACTGAGATATGACATGCATAAAGAGGTTTCCAAGTAAAAAACAGTAAAACAGAAAAGAACAAAAAtgataaagaaaaagaaaatagaacagaatatgaTGCTGGTCAACTGAGATATGCTATGCCTAAAAGGTTCACTAtgtgtaaacaaaaacaaaagatgAAGCTACGTCTAAAACGGACAGGAAAGTAGGAATTAATGTGATGCAGGTCAACTGTGTTACAAGTACAAATGTGTTCCATTATTTAAACAATTTCATGCACTGAATTAGGCTTATCTTAAAGCacttaaaatgtacttttaataaatattatttataaGAGTAATCCCATGTATAAGATGTCTGACCACCCTGTAAATAACCTGATTCAAGTCTGGACCCCGTATACTTCAATAACCCTGCAATATAGAAATCATWTTTATCACCATTTTATCTCCATGCAATTCTGGTGAGAAACCTTTAAATTATGACTGCATTCAAACAGACTCATCCAGTCATGCAGTCTAACACTGGGTTTATTCACCCAGACAGGGCATGGCTCTGTGCTCACCTGTGcgggggatgatgatgatgaagcagCCACTGCCAGCCAGATGTCTGAGGAGGTTGAGGTGCTGGCACAGGGCGGCAGAGTCGGGTACCAGGTACGGAGACATGGATGACTGGGTCTTGGGCTGCTGCAGGCTGCCCTCTAGCTGAGACACCTCCAACTGTAGGGTAAGACGTGTGACAAATTGCATATCTTGATGGGATGTTGAGTGGATAATACAGTGTtctccgtaattattgggacagtgaagcatttcagcttcttttggctctatacccTAAAAAtgtggatttgaaatcaaatctATAAACTtttcactactttaatacacaagtgaatttgtcccaaacttttgctcccctaaaatggggggggggggactacatgcaaaaagtgctgtaatttcttaaAGGTTCCCACGATATGGATGAaagtaccctcaaattaaagctgacagtctgcactttaaccgcatagtcattgtttgatttcaaattcaAACTCTTGCATAGAGCCAAAAGGAAAAAAATGCTTCACCAttccaataattacagagggcagTGTATTTGTACATTCAACATTAAGTAATATACTTCATTGGAATCATCCTAACCATCATCAGCTGAAATCTAATGAAATTCACTTCAAGGTTTTGGGTGCAAAAGTAAATTAAGACATATACACtttgtataccaaacattaagaaaaccttcctaatattggagttgcacccccccttttgccctcagaacagcctcaattcgtcagggtgtggactctacaaggtgtcaagtgcattccatagggatgctggcccatgttgacgccaatgcttcccacagttgtgtcaagttgggtagatgtcctttgggtggtggtacattgttgatacacacaggaaactgttgagcgtgaaaaacccagcagcgctgcagttcttgacacaaaccggtgcgcctgccaCCTACCAKacccagttcaaaggcacttaaatcttttgtcttgcccattcaccctctgaatggcacacatacacaatccatgtctcaattgtcataagacttaaaaatccttctttaacctgtctcctccccttcatctacactgattgaagtggcctaacaagtgacatcaataagggatcatagccttcacctggattcacctggtcagtctacagtatgtaatggaaATGgaatgttactaatgttttgtacactcagtatagtgTCAGATAGCTAGATTGATAATGTTTGGTTTATGATAGAATGGAATGTTCCAGAAGAAAGACCTGTAGTCGGAGCTGAGCCATGTCTCTCATCAAGCGGTTTCGTCGAGCCTCCTCCTCTGCCTagacacacaaaagcacacacagtGTTGAAATAGATAATAGTTTGCAGTCATTTGAGCTTCACAAGTAAAACAAATACTGAAACTAGAGTGACTSCTGCTGCTTTGGTCTCATTGGTTCATTCAACTGCCGCTCACCATGCGGATCTGGGCCTTGGCCTGCTGCACCAGGTTGTCCTGCTCSGATTGGCTGATGCTAGTGAAGATGCCCGCCTCCGGGTTGAAGTGCAGCACATTGCATTGGAGATTAGTGAGGAAGTGGCCAAAGCTGCGGATGCAGCATACGCGCACCACACACTGagatggggagaaaaagagagagatcaagtGAGATAGTAAAGTAGAGAGAGGTCAGCAAAACAGTGAGGGTGTCTAAGGGAAGCTAGGTGTGTGTACCTCCTGTACGGGGCTGAGGGAAGGTCTGGGGCGGGTGTAGTCGAGGCGGCGGTGGGCCAGGTTGAGGGCAGGTAGGTGTCGCAGGGCCAGGTCCTCaggcagcagcagggactggaccAGGCCAGGCTGCTCACACTCACTCAGCAGCTCCGTCACCTCAGTGTTCAGACCCAGctctaaaatacacacacacacacagagagtgagagagagagattaagaagTGACTTCTTGTCACATGTGCTCCACAGAAGACACATTCGGAATTTCATACATGAAAAGATGGGTTAAAATAACCAAAGGAGAGGAATAGAGAACAGATGGAATGAGAAATATaatgtgagagagggggagagacgaaTTTGGCCAACTCAAGCCCCCACatcgggctcctgagtggcacagcggtctaaggcactgcatctaagttctagaggcgtcactacagatcatGGTTTGACTCCAGgctgtatttacatttacatttaagtcatttagctgacgctcttatccagagcgacttacaatttggaaagttcatacatattcatcctgtatcacaacaggccgtgattgggagtcccatagggcgacgcacaattggcccagcgtcatccgggttaggcagtcattgtaaatatgaatttgttcttaactgacttgcctagttaaataaaggttaaataaagaaaacgCAGATTAACAACCCATAAAAAGAACAGGTGCATTTAGTAACTCGCCTGCTTCCAGCATCTTGTTCCCGTCAGGCAGCAGGTTGAGTAGCACAGACAGTCTGTTCCATAGGCTCTGAGAACTCTACAGAGTAACGGAATTACATTGAGCGGAAGACAAGACAGTGAAACAAACACCAACAATGATGAAGACTATAAACCCTTGCCCCGAGTCAGCTGATACAAAGATTACCTTGTATTTTTCAAAGCATACTGTTTGTAAGTGCTTCTAGGTTACTGAAAAATCCAGCCCCTTTACCTGTGCACACATGACGATAATGTCAGTGTTGGTTCTAAGCCAATCCACAAACACCTTGACCACCTGGATGAGCCCCTGATTGGTCAGAATCTCCAGTTTCTCTGACAGGGTCTTCTCGCTGTGTACCGATTGGTTGCTGTGCACGCTACACTCTGAATCGGAATCCACCTCTACAGGGAATGGACAAATAAAGAAATGAACATGTGTTTAATCTACACCCTAGTTTTCTTAGGGGGAACCTCAGATGTGCTGTTATAAAATGGCATATTTTAGCAATGTGCTGTTACTCAATGTAGTCTTTGGGAAAGACTAAAAACAGACTAGAAGTACATCATTATATTGaagtttatctttttttttttactcatatcCTACATTATACAAAAATGACATAGTAATCAACACAGCGTCAATGTGTGTGGGCATGTTACTGACCATTGTCGTTGGTTCCGTTGGCAGTGCCCGGGCCGGCGTCGCAGGGTGAGTCCCCCGGCGAAGGAGGGGTCTCCTGGAAGGGGGTGGTGGAGGCGGCGTCTGGGtcggtggtggtgggtgtggggtTGGTGGCGGAGCTGTGGGGCCTCAGCAGCACGTTGCTGAAGGTGGGCGCCAGGCGGAAGCAGCGCTTGGCCTGGAACAGCTGGGATGACATGGCCTGGAGGTTACTGCTGATACTGGGGTCGCTGGGCAGGAGGGGGCCATTGGTGGCCGGAGGGGTGTCCCCGTCGTCGTCCTCCCTGGGATTGGCTTCCTCCTCATCGTCTTCTCCGGGCTGCACCTCCCCCCGAGGAGGGGTGTCCAAGTTCTCCGGGGTTTCTGAGTCCTCTATATCCTCCAGGTCGGAGCGGGACTCCTGGCTGTTCATGTCCGAGTCAGTCTCCACGTCGAAGGCCGTGCCGCCCTCCTCGTCTTCCTCTGAGCCGCTCTCCCAGGTCCCCTCTGTCgggtgctccctccctctcttgctctccttccCCAGCGTGGTGGGGGTGAGTGGGGTTCCCGACGAGGCACCCCCGGAGTCGGCGCAGCCCCTCTGCTCcatttcctcctcttcatcactcTCGAAGCCCTCGCTCAGGTCGCTCTCATCTTCTTTGCAGGTGGCACGGCGGCGGCGCAGCATGGAGAGGCGGGCGTACTTCTTTTgcttctgtttctcctcctccgCCTTCCGCTCACCGACACCTGCTTTCTGGGCCACAGTGTTCTGGTGGCCCCCctcgtcctcctcatcctcatggTCCAGGGAGCCGTTCTGCAGGGGCCTCTCCTCCGAGGTCAACGGGTCAGACGGGTCTCTCAACTCAGAGTCGTCTAGGAGCAAACAAATATCATTATCGTTCCATTTGTTTTCAGAGGATTAACAGAACATGAATAGTGTATAGGCAGCATGAGGTTCGCTGGGAGTGTTGTTCTCACCTGTGTTGTCGGTCTGCAGCGGGGGCACCtggctctccccctcctccagctCAGCCTGCAGGCGGATGTTGACATGATTCACCAGGTGGGAGAAGAGGGCCAGTGTGAAGGCTATTGACGCACTGTACTGCTTGGACCCTATACAAACAAGTCGACATATCAACTTTGCAATACAACGAATCAACATATCCCCTTATTTCTCCCTTGCAGTATGTCACTATCCTCGCATGCCTACCGACTCAGCTCTACTTACAACACCCTATGCGCATAATGTTTGAAAAACgatttgtaaaaaacaaaaagacaTCTATATTCTTACTGACCTCCCCGCTTCAGGCTGTGCACCACCATGAGGCAGGTTACCACCATCTTGAAGATGAGGGCGTCGGGGAGCAGGGCACAGGGCGAGTCGTGCTCCTCAAGCTCCTCCTCGCTGGGGGAAGTGGCCTCGTGGCCATGTGGCGGCGAGGGCAGGTAGAACAGCACCAGGTTAAAATCCTCCAGCACCGACTGACACAGAGAGGTCAGCTCTGTCTCCAGCAGACTACTCACAGGGAGGAGAGAAATGGTAAGACATTACAAACACGGACCCAGCAGACAATAGAAAGCAGGTTGAGACTGAATTTTTATAACCCTGTTTGGTCAATCAATTGTTATTATCATCAGATAGCTTTGTCATATATGGACAAAATGTCAAGGATCCTATTGAGATAAATGACTAGGGCCTAAATGGTTAAAAGTGAGTCCTAACCTGTTCTTGGGCTGCAGTAGACTCTGTAGGTACATGAAGCTCACCAGAAGTTGCTTGATGTCCTTGGATCTGGAAAGAAAACAGTTGAAGAAAGAGTAACAATCCCAAAGAGGACTATCTCAATACCTGTTTCAATGCTGACCTAGTGATTTGTCATTTCAGGGCTGTGGTGTGAGGAAACCAGACTGACCTTTGCCGTGAGGGAGACAGCTTCTTCATCTCCTGTTTCTTCACCTGGTGGTACATCTTAGCAGCTTTATCAAACAGACGCTTCAAATTCCCGTAGGCCCCCTCGAAGGGAGTCTCCGACTGTATACTGTTCAAACACGGGACCATAAAGGAGAAAACCATGATCAATACTTGGTGGTAGGGgtgtgacgataccagtatcgcaattaTTTTCCCATGgcaatgaaaacacgaagcagacccaactctttggtcctttaaaatcctgctgtatgtaaaatagtgtgtgctatagcttggaaaacaAATAATTGTGACTGGATGACAACAATGTTTCTTTCCAAAATCAGGGCTGTTTTCCGAAAGTTCaatccgctttgtgttttgtAAACCCACCACTAACGAGTATTACAAATACTGGTATAGTCCCGGTACCACTCTGTGGCAAGTCTTTTTTTAACGTGTTCTGGATCCGAAGTTGGGCTTCTTCTCCTACCAGACTGGTTTCAGAACCTCTACCATTTCAAACTTGCTATATAGAGCCTACTGATGTGATCCAAATAAGAATTGCTGCCATGAAGATATTTCTCCCCAGCAGAGTGACTACATTGCCCCACTGAGGTAGAGAACAATAGCACAGCATAGTCTACAGACCAGTCATAGATAGACTGTGGATGTGCTGCAGTAAATCTAGACGTGTTGAAGTCTCCACTCACCAGCGTAGGTAGTAATAGGTGGCCTCCACATTGTAGAATTTACTCCCCGCCAGTGTACCTAACTGATTGAAAGGCATTCCTGAAAACAAAACATCAAACACTTGTCAACATCATGGCACACTAAAGACATTGCTTTCCTTTAGCAGCGACCATTTAATTTTTACTTTCAGTTCGACTGATGAAGCCCTCTGAAGCCCTCTCAAAAAGACAGAACGTTTCAAATGTGGATCAGTGATTTATTGAGACTGAATGCACTCTCCTGGCCCACTAACAGTTACTGAATTTCCCCTTCTTGGCTCAAATAGCCCGCTAACCGTTCAGCTAGATCACTATGAGTTGCATAAGCTTTGACCAGTCATATAATAAAGCTCAATCAATAAGTGCTGTGTGAGTTCATCACTATGTGGGCAATATAACAAGAGTGATTCATTTGTAGATGGTGGTGTGGTGAGTAAACCGGTTAGTGTAAAAAATGGTGGTTAATGTGCTGTGAAAGGGAGAGCCGGTAACACCTTGTTGTCAACTCACCTACGTGCGGCGTGACTGACAGGGCCTGGTGGTAGAACCGCTCTGACAGCTGCTCAGACTCCACCCCAGCCAACTCGTTCTGGTAACGGGCTGTGGAAAACATTCAAACAACCTCCCGTAAACCTCTCCTGTACATTCAAATAAACGTGACCTTGGATTTGGGGAATTATATTCCATGGTCATTGAAATAAGGTTGTCTCAAATCTCTTTGGTGAGAAAGATGAAGTTTGTATTACCTAGATCTCCCAGGTACACCAGGCAGCGATGGCAGGCCATTTGGGCCCACTCCATCTCCTTAGGGGTGGCTGATACCGGCTTCTTCCGAcctacaaatacaaatacaataatttATACACTGTGTCAATCACAGACACTGCtgacctgagtgtgtgtgtgtctcaccgatGAGGGGGTCGGTGACATGGGTCCAGTCGATGCAGTCCTGCATTTCCAGCTGGTAGTGGGACTGGATGTAGAGCAGCAGGTGCTGATAGAAGCCCACGCCGGCTATCAGGTGAGTCCTGTAGGCACACTCCAGGGCACTGCGACTGTGGATGTGCTGCAAAAGACAGAGATGATAGGGGGCCAGGTAAAAAGAAGAGATTAGAAATAAAAGTTAAGGGTTGTGTGTAGGGCATGAGGAAAGATAAAGTGTGCATGTCTGAGAGCTCAGCAGTCACTGTACTGGCCACACAGTCAACATTTCCCCAATAACTTAGGGTGTTTTCACACATAGTCCCTTTTAGCACATTTTTGTGAACTCAGTATGGTTTGCATAATGCAGTGTTAACACTCCAAAAGGAACTCACACCCCTCAAAAGAGCCCCGAAGCAAACTGAGACCATCTCCAGAGGTGGTCTGAGTTCAGTTCACTTGAATTCTGTGGTCCGGTTCCATTATTTAGGGCAATGCTCCCCAGGTTCGCTTGTGATTACACACACTAATGCAACACTGTtttccctgccataacccctcacattggtgccacaagAGAGAAGATTGTGTGCAGGtttgagagaagaaaaaaagaaaaaaaaatgccgtttttggatattgattagcgaTTGTCAAGGACGCACAGACATTCCAAGATGTGTAGTGTTTttagttcagattatttgtttgcaatatgtgatctataTGAGAGATTCATAGACTGTTTATTTGATTGTGGGGTTGGAAGTGTGAGAAaacatatttggtgagaatcaACATAACGTCCAAATCTATTCTAGCTCTTTAAGGGGCGGCAGCCTAAattgggtgtacaattttcaattacagcattatttaatctgcagttattcttccactatttattctgttaccaataataattacatgttaatagtatcttctgattacaattaCTTTGTCTCatcttttaactaaatgcaatATATTAGATTCAGAAATGTAAGTAGGTATAtctgtccaataacatattttgattaaatgtattatttgatagatagagatagatatatTAGATATTTCAAacagctaggcaagtcagttaagaactcattcttatttacaatgacggcctaccaaaaggcaaaaggcctcctgtggtgaCGGGGGCTGGcattaaaaatataggacaacacacatcacgacaagagagacaccacaacactacataaagaaagacctaagacaacaacatagcatggcagcaacacatgacaacacagtatggtagcaacacaacaacattgtagcagcacaaaacatggcacaagacaacagcacaaaggcaagaaggtagagacaacaatttATCAaatgaagcagccacaactgtcagtaagtgtccatgattgagtctttgaatgaagagatggagatgacTGTCAactgagtgttttttgcagctcgttccagtcgctaactacagcgaactgaaaagaggagcaacccaggggtGTGCgcgctttggggaccttcaacagaatgtgactggcagaacgtgtGTTGTatgaggaggatgagggctgcagtaggtatctcagatatgGGGGATTGAGggatttataaataagcatcaaccagtgggtcttgcgacgggtatacagagatgaccagtttacagaggagtatagagtgcagtgatgtgtcctataaggagcattggtggcaaatctgatggccgaatggaaGTGGCTTGTCCCAGAGcgcattgagtgaatgttggaaaaagatcTTGGGTCATTTCTAAAtatagcaatgtgaatgcaaagaggacttGGACCACAAAAGAGTAGAGTCCTCATTCAAAAGCAAGGGAAGTGAGAATACAGTGAGAACAGAGTTCTTTGGCTTCTTTTTTACCACaaagttcactttaaagaggacggagatcagttattttaaagaggactatatgGGAAAACACCCTTAAATTCGGTACCTTCTTGTGGGTCTTGATGACCTGGATGACCTCGTAGTAGACCTTCCTCCACAGAAGCTCCTCAGCCTTGCGACCATAGTCCACAGGGTGGAGAAACATCAGCTTCACACACAGCTCCCTCAACCTGGGCACAGAAGACAGGTGAGGTTGGGGTTAGTGCTTGCCTTTGGCCTTAGTGTTTATGGCAAAGGTTGGAGTAgagtaaaatgcttacttgttGCGAAGGCTGATGTTTTCAGGCTTGAAGACCTCCCGGTATGATGACTTGCTGCCAATGATGACATCCAGCTTGTGTACCGACTCAACCACTGCCCTGAGCACGCAAGATACAGTTATTATGGCAGGTGAATTACCTGGTAATGGTCATTGGAGGAATGAGGAAACTCATTCTTATCAACGTAgggaactaacgttagctagctagctataactggaaTATATAAACTGTCATACATGTTTCACACTGAGATCATGTTTGACATTATAGTTTCCTAACTAGGTAGGTAAAGCTAAAGGGGCTTGTGAAAAATGTTGTTTCGCCCTAACTAGGCCTAGTTATGCATGTTAAAAGTAGCCCGTCGACATTATTAATGTGGTGATGTTCTGTTAGACGCTTCTAGTTAGCTGCTAAATAACtaactagctaggtaacgttagttagcaaacAAGGATAGGCCTATCATCTAACTAGTACTGTGACAATACTGACAGCTGAAGCTATCACAACGTAGTTAAACAACTAACGTTATTTAGAAAGCAAGTTGACACAGgaataagttagctagctaacgttaatagcACAGTAACTTGTTACTGTGCTGTTAGTGCTCAGTTGTCTagaagctaacgttagttagctaattagctaTCCGCTTCATAAGTTCCCACTGTGTTACATCTGGTTATTTAAAATCCATACTATCGAAAATGTCCGACTACTTCGTAAAAATGTCATTGCCCTTCGACGAAGGCTTCGTGACAAGtacagttaactagctaacgttagcttatgcaagtcagacagacaggtgactgggtagttagctaactagctagttgaatagatggctagctagttagcaaactagctaaggttagctatccatttattttactactgttagctagctaatgtaatgTTTCCCAGCAAAAGGCCTTTAACTCACCTGTATAGACGCTTGATGAGGAGGACTTTTGCCTCTGGCTCGCTATCCTGCCCAGGTCCACTCATGTTAGCATCTGGTGCCAAGAGTCACACGCTCCAGTCCAACAGAGTCTGCGTTCCCACCCTCTTCAACCCCACTCTTGTCAGGGTTGCTCCGGGCTTGCCTCACCGGCAGCGACAACTGTGttgactagctaacgttagatagcagCTCTATCCTCTCCCGCTAACCACTATGTCGCTTTCGTATCTTATGTCGCTTGGCAAACTGCCCATCCGTTCGGAAACCGTTTAGGAGAGGGAATGCCCCAGTATTTGTGTTAATTCCCGGTCAGCTATCACACCCCGATGGTTTCCTTGTGTTATTCCCCGTTCCAAACATCGCTACGAGTAAGAGGGCGGCCATTAAACAGCGACCGCCTGAACAGCGCGAGACTTCGCGTGAAACGTTAGACCTGCGTTCGCGCGGGACCGgcattagttaccacagccacaaagtcattaaCACCGCCATTTCTACAAGTTCTCTTAATTAAAATATGACTTTACCTTAACCCAAACCTTTGCCACACTGCTAGCCTTAGTGATCCCTGGCAATGTA
This region of Salvelinus sp. IW2-2015 linkage group LG6.1, ASM291031v2, whole genome shotgun sequence genomic DNA includes:
- the LOC111965135 gene encoding nonsense-mediated mRNA decay factor SMG5; the encoded protein is MSGPGQDSEPEAKVLLIKRLYRAVVESVHKLDVIIGSKSSYREVFKPENISLRNKLRELCVKLMFLHPVDYGRKAEELLWRKVYYEVIQVIKTHKKHIHSRSALECAYRTHLIAGVGFYQHLLLYIQSHYQLEMQDCIDWTHVTDPLIGRKKPVSATPKEMEWAQMACHRCLVYLGDLARYQNELAGVESEQLSERFYHQALSVTPHVGMPFNQLGTLAGSKFYNVEATYYYLRCIQSETPFEGAYGNLKRLFDKAAKMYHQVKKQEMKKLSPSRQRSKDIKQLLVSFMYLQSLLQPKNSLLETELTSLCQSVLEDFNLVLFYLPSPPHGHEATSPSEEELEEHDSPCALLPDALIFKMVVTCLMVVHSLKRGGSKQYSASIAFTLALFSHLVNHVNIRLQAELEEGESQVPPLQTDNTDDSELRDPSDPLTSEERPLQNGSLDHEDEEDEGGHQNTVAQKAGVGERKAEEEKQKQKKYARLSMLRRRRATCKEDESDLSEGFESDEEEEMEQRGCADSGGASSGTPLTPTTLGKESKRGREHPTEGTWESGSEEDEEGGTAFDVETDSDMNSQESRSDLEDIEDSETPENLDTPPRGEVQPGEDDEEEANPREDDDGDTPPATNGPLLPSDPSISSNLQAMSSQLFQAKRCFRLAPTFSNVLLRPHSSATNPTPTTTDPDAASTTPFQETPPSPGDSPCDAGPGTANGTNDNEVDSDSECSVHSNQSVHSEKTLSEKLEILTNQGLIQVVKVFVDWLRTNTDIIVMCAQSSQSLWNRLSVLLNLLPDGNKMLEAELGLNTEVTELLSECEQPGLVQSLLLPEDLALRHLPALNLAHRRLDYTRPRPSLSPVQECVVRVCCIRSFGHFLTNLQCNVLHFNPEAGIFTSISQSEQDNLVQQAKAQIRMAEEEARRNRLMRDMAQLRLQLEVSQLEGSLQQPKTQSSMSPYLVPDSAALCQHLNLLRHLAGSGCFIIIIPRTVIDGLDHLKKENAGARDGIRFLESEFRKGNRYIRCQKESGRSFERDKLKRQDMEAWHLYKTVDSCRQLTVSQSNGDEDTTGMVTILTGHSVEDLCTRSAPMKSAVQAVATAGMELKNIVEFYRQWKEIG